A genomic stretch from Nitrospirota bacterium includes:
- the hpnD gene encoding presqualene diphosphate synthase HpnD: MQDNPKEATVGHRITKESNSNFYYSFLTLPSEKRKAIYSVYALCRCLDDAADKSDNRAEASESLNKWATEINNMYDGKPSHAVTMELKPFIDRYGIPQKYFLELVRGVEMDLTKDRYRTFDELHKYCYRVASVVGLICAEVFGYKNAETLGYAVDLGIAMQITNILRDIKTDAEKGRIYLPAEDLSKFNYTEEELLSSSYNKAFVELMKFEAQRAWSFYNRAEKTLPREDRQSMVAGEIMRVIYSRLLNKIEASNYNVYESTPQLSKSQKIYIALSTWINIKLT; the protein is encoded by the coding sequence TTGCAGGATAATCCTAAAGAAGCAACAGTTGGACACAGGATCACAAAGGAGAGCAACTCAAACTTCTACTACTCCTTTCTGACTCTCCCTTCAGAAAAAAGAAAGGCCATATACTCTGTCTATGCACTGTGCCGCTGCCTTGATGATGCGGCAGACAAATCAGACAACCGTGCAGAGGCCTCAGAGTCCCTCAACAAATGGGCGACAGAGATAAACAACATGTATGATGGAAAACCGTCTCACGCAGTTACTATGGAACTTAAACCCTTTATTGACAGGTACGGCATCCCGCAGAAATATTTTCTTGAACTTGTTAGAGGAGTTGAAATGGACCTGACTAAAGACAGGTACAGGACATTTGATGAACTGCACAAGTATTGCTACAGGGTTGCATCAGTTGTGGGACTTATCTGCGCTGAGGTCTTTGGATATAAAAATGCAGAAACACTCGGTTATGCCGTTGACCTGGGGATAGCAATGCAGATTACCAATATACTCAGGGATATAAAGACTGATGCAGAAAAGGGGCGCATATACCTGCCGGCGGAAGACCTCAGTAAATTCAATTACACTGAGGAAGAACTCCTCTCCTCCAGTTACAACAAGGCCTTTGTAGAACTTATGAAGTTTGAGGCACAGCGCGCATGGAGTTTCTACAACCGTGCAGAGAAGACGCTCCCGCGCGAGGACCGGCAGTCTATGGTCGCCGGAGAGATTATGCGGGTCATATACAGCAGGCTGCTGAATAAGATAGAGGCCTCCAACTACAACGTATATGAGAGCACCCCGCAACTTTCGAAATCACAGAAGATATACATTGCATTAAGTACCTGGATCAACATCAAATTAACGTGA
- a CDS encoding FAD-dependent oxidoreductase, with translation MKQVIIIGGGLAGLTAAVELASSGFRVTLIEQGRFLGGRAHSFIDKRTGLELDNGQHILMGCYENTFRFLDTIGASDKVSFQKNLSVDFLDTTGKQYRLGCLPLPAPLHILSGILRFKAISLPERIRMLNIAKGVLYDRSPDSSHDMTITQWLKMLGQGKKARETLWDIITLATMNEGPDKSSAAIFRNVLRKAFFENRLASRVVLPIVPLSRMFAGDAENYIKKNNGSVEKGSPASSVITQNNSVSGVRSTDGRVFQGDYYISAVPYYSAQKFAGLAGTEFNSVCNASSLKASPIISVHLLFNKPLMKQAFVALLNSPVQWIFNKEKVFMDSAYRGLLSVVISGAHEFISVPSERLVEMTLRELRKVFPEAAGSGLIYSKVIKERHATFSPEPGIDKLRPSHKSPFKNLFLAGDWTSTGLPATIEGAVLSGYKCAGEIISNVGRVSK, from the coding sequence GTGAAACAAGTGATCATCATAGGCGGCGGGCTCGCCGGCCTTACTGCGGCTGTTGAGCTCGCATCATCCGGCTTTCGCGTCACCCTTATTGAGCAGGGCAGATTTCTCGGCGGCAGGGCGCATTCTTTTATTGACAAACGGACCGGCCTTGAGCTTGATAACGGACAGCACATCCTCATGGGCTGCTACGAAAATACGTTCAGGTTTCTTGATACGATAGGGGCCTCTGACAAAGTATCGTTCCAGAAAAATCTAAGCGTTGATTTTCTTGACACGACCGGCAAACAATACAGGCTGGGCTGCCTGCCACTCCCTGCCCCCCTGCATATCCTGTCAGGCATTCTGAGATTTAAGGCTATAAGCCTTCCGGAAAGAATCCGCATGTTGAACATAGCAAAAGGGGTGCTGTATGACAGATCACCTGATTCATCACATGACATGACAATAACTCAGTGGTTGAAAATGCTGGGACAGGGGAAAAAGGCGCGGGAGACACTGTGGGATATAATCACCCTTGCAACGATGAATGAAGGTCCTGACAAGTCCTCAGCCGCCATCTTCAGGAATGTCTTAAGAAAGGCCTTTTTTGAAAACCGGCTCGCATCAAGGGTCGTGCTTCCTATCGTGCCTCTAAGCAGGATGTTCGCCGGAGATGCGGAAAACTACATCAAAAAGAATAACGGGTCCGTTGAGAAGGGAAGTCCGGCCTCATCTGTCATTACCCAAAATAATTCAGTATCAGGAGTCAGGTCAACCGATGGCCGTGTCTTTCAGGGCGATTATTACATCAGCGCTGTCCCGTACTATTCTGCTCAAAAATTTGCCGGTCTTGCCGGTACAGAATTCAATTCAGTCTGCAATGCCTCCAGCCTAAAGGCATCACCAATCATCTCTGTACATCTGTTATTCAATAAGCCGCTGATGAAACAGGCCTTTGTGGCATTGCTCAACTCACCTGTACAATGGATATTCAACAAGGAAAAGGTATTCATGGATTCAGCATACAGGGGGCTTTTATCCGTCGTGATCAGCGGGGCTCACGAGTTTATAAGTGTTCCGTCAGAAAGATTAGTGGAAATGACGTTGAGAGAGCTGAGGAAGGTATTTCCTGAGGCGGCAGGTTCCGGACTAATCTACTCCAAAGTCATCAAGGAGAGGCATGCCACCTTCTCCCCTGAGCCTGGCATAGACAAATTAAGGCCATCGCATAAGTCCCCTTTTAAAAACCTGTTTCTTGCAGGAGACTGGACCAGCACCGGCCTTCCGGCAACAATAGAAGGCGCGGTGCTCAGCGGCTATAAGTGCGCAGGGGAAATCATCAGCAATGTAGGCCGCGTATCAAAATGA
- the hpnC gene encoding squalene synthase HpnC, with translation MPEVSDSFNHCSRIALNHYENFPVGSWLIPGEKRKYVHAVYAFARTADDFADEAGYAEDERARLLTDWEKRLDECMTGNPVHPVFVSLKEAIGKFHIPDRLLRDLITAFRMDIVTKRYKTMQDVLNYCRYSANPVGRIVLSIFEYKDPELHRLSDFICTALQLTNFWQDIATDLEKDRIYIPLEDMERYGYSVNDLKSHTLNQQFRKMLAGEIAFTKDLFRSGLPLCTSVKKGLSVELRAICSGGMKILEKIEQNGYDVFNKRPVITKLDKIWIVLRALTSGH, from the coding sequence ATGCCAGAGGTGTCTGACTCTTTTAATCACTGCAGCAGGATAGCCTTAAACCATTATGAAAACTTCCCTGTGGGTTCGTGGCTCATCCCAGGGGAAAAAAGAAAATATGTTCATGCAGTATATGCCTTTGCACGAACTGCAGACGATTTTGCAGATGAAGCCGGATATGCAGAAGATGAACGGGCACGTCTTCTGACTGACTGGGAAAAGAGGCTCGATGAATGCATGACAGGCAATCCCGTCCATCCTGTTTTTGTTTCGTTAAAAGAGGCCATCGGGAAATTCCATATCCCTGACCGGCTTCTCAGAGATCTCATCACAGCATTCAGGATGGACATTGTCACCAAACGTTATAAGACTATGCAGGATGTCCTGAATTACTGCCGTTATTCTGCAAATCCGGTTGGACGAATTGTCCTCAGCATCTTTGAGTACAAAGACCCTGAGCTGCACAGGTTGTCAGACTTCATATGCACGGCCTTACAACTTACAAATTTCTGGCAGGATATTGCAACAGACCTTGAAAAAGACCGTATATATATCCCGCTGGAGGATATGGAGAGGTATGGATACTCTGTCAATGACCTGAAATCTCATACGTTGAATCAACAGTTCCGCAAAATGCTGGCCGGCGAAATAGCCTTCACAAAAGACCTCTTCAGGAGCGGCCTGCCACTCTGCACAAGCGTAAAAAAAGGCCTTTCCGTTGAACTGCGGGCAATTTGTTCAGGCGGAATGAAAATACTTGAGAAGATAGAACAGAACGGATATGACGTTTTTAATAAGAGACCCGTCATAACTAAACTGGATAAAATATGGATAGTACTACGGGCACTGACTTCAGGACACTGA